The Polyodon spathula isolate WHYD16114869_AA chromosome 3, ASM1765450v1, whole genome shotgun sequence genome has a segment encoding these proteins:
- the LOC121313596 gene encoding twist-related protein-like — protein sequence MFEETMQDESSSPVSPVDSLSNSEEELDRQQKICGRKRRPSRKNGEDSDSPTPGKRGKKSNSSSPQSFEELQTQRVMANVRERQRTQSLNEAFSSLRKIIPTLPSDKLSKIQTLKLAARYIDFLYQVLQSDELDSKMASCSYVAHERLSYAFSVWRMEGAWSMSASH from the coding sequence aTGTTTGAAGAAACAATGCAAGACGAATCCAGCTCCCCGGTGTCTCCAGTGGACAGCCTTAGCAACAGTGAAGAAGAACTGGACAGGCAGCAGAAAATATGTGGGAGGAAAAGGAGACCGAGCAGAAAAAATGGGGAGGATTCAGATAGCCCTACCCCTGGGAAAAGAGGAAAGAAATCCAACAGTAGCAGCCCGCAGTCTTTCGAAGAACTTCAGACCCAGCGAGTTATGGCGAACGTACGGGAACGACAGAGAACACAGTCTCTCAACGAAGCCTTTTCTTCCTTACGGAAAATTATACCCACCCTGCCTTCTGATAAACTCAGCAAAATTCAGACACTCAAACTGGCAGCCAGGTACATCGATTTCCTCTACCAAGTACTACAGAGCGATGAACTGGACTCCAAAATGGCAAGTTGTAGTTATGTGGCTCATGAAAGATTAAGCTATGCCTTTTCAGTATGGAGGATGGAGGGAGCTTGGTCCATGTCTGCATCTCACTAG